GACATATCAATCTCTTATAACAAAGTCACCATCAGCCTCACCAGCCATGATCAAGGAGGAATTACTCAAAAAGACTTTGACCTAGCCCAAGAAATTACAAATATATTTCAATCTTCCTAGTCAGGTGACTGCTCTTCCAATGTTCCCTTACTTTGGGCATCATTGAGGAAAATCCGAAAACAATCATCATCATTGATGATATAACTAAAAGCCCCTCTCATTAACTCTAAACTGAGGGGATCATTCCCAATATTATCCACAAAAACTAAACCAAGCATCAAAGATAAAAACTCCTCGGGATTATCCTCCTCATATCGAGCCGCCGCTGCCAAAGCAAACTCCTCCAAAATATCAGGATCATCCATAGTTCCCGTGGTGATCAAAGACTTACACATATAGCTTCCCATCAAATCCCCCACCTCACCAGCACTGACATTTGTTTCTGCCCTCACCTGAGCAAAAGGTGTCATCCACAGCAACGCACTAATGAATAAAGTCAAGTATTTCATTGCAATTTCTAATATTAATGATAATTAACCTCAGTTCGGGATAACAGTTGTCAGTATGGTTAGGTTACAGGTTGCAGGTTACAGGTTTAAAATACGACCAGCCTTTGTTAGTTCCTTGATGGAACTAAGT
The sequence above is a segment of the Cyanobacterium stanieri PCC 7202 genome. Coding sequences within it:
- a CDS encoding hypothetical protein (KEGG: ehi:EHI_027580 importin alpha~SPTR: Importin alpha, putative); the protein is MKYLTLFISALLWMTPFAQVRAETNVSAGEVGDLMGSYMCKSLITTGTMDDPDILEEFALAAAARYEEDNPEEFLSLMLGLVFVDNIGNDPLSLELMRGAFSYIINDDDCFRIFLNDAQSKGTLEEQSPD